In the Paramisgurnus dabryanus chromosome 5, PD_genome_1.1, whole genome shotgun sequence genome, one interval contains:
- the lhx3 gene encoding LIM/homeobox protein Lhx3 isoform X2, translated as MQTLHAFYFDILHFFYPEQRNSFLIKMLLVYAPVDIPVCAGCNQHIVDRFILKVLDRQWHSKCLKCSDCQSQLSDKCFSRGDSVYCKDDFFKRFGTKCAACQQGIPPTQVVRRAQDFVYHLHCFACIVCKRQLATGDEYYLMEDSRLVCKADYETAKQREADSTAKRPRTTITAKQLETLKNAYNNSPKPARHVREQLSSETGLDMRVVQVWFQNRRAKEKRLKKDAGRQRWGQYFRNMKRSRGGSKSDKDSTQEDGMDSDAEVSFTDEPPMSELSHSNGLYSSLSESSPAVSRQGGGRAQFPLEHSGMLPSQDQYHDIQSNSPYSLPQSPGPLQAHPRHQPLISSLVYPESGLPMVGQSGGQNVTPGVRMMSSGNGPSSDLSTGSSGGYPDFPASPASWLDEVDHGQF; from the exons atgcagactttacatgcattttattttgacattttacatttcttttaccCAGAGCAacgtaacagttttttaataaaaatgctttTGGTTTATGCACCTGTAGATATTCCTGTATGCGCGGGTTGTAACCAGCACATAGTGGATCGGTTCATCCTGAAGGTTCTGGATCGACAGTGGCACAGTAAATGTTTGAAGTGCAGCGACTGTCAGTCACAGCTGTCAGATAAATGCTTCAGTCGAGGAGACAGTGTCTACTGCAAAGATGACTTCTTCAA GAGATTTGGGACAAAGTGTGCCGCGTGTCAACAGGGTATCCCACCCACCCAGGTGGTCCGGAGAGCGCAGGACTTTGTTTATCACCTGCACTGTTTCGCGTGTATCGTGTGTAAGAGACAGCTGGCCACAGGTGATGAGTATTACCTGATGGAGGACAGTCGACTCGTGTGTAAGGCCGATTACGAGACTGCAAAACAAAGAG AGGCTGATTCGACGGCGAAACGGCCCCGCACGACAATCACCGCCAAACAGTTAGAAACTCTGAAGAACGCGTATAATAACTCACCGAAACCCGCGCGACACGTGCGCGAGCAGCTGTCGTCAGAGACCGGCCTCGACATGCGCGTGGTGCAG GTCTGGTTTCAAAACAGAAGAGCAAAAGAGAagcgtttaaaaaaagatgCAGGTCGCCAGAGATGGGGTCAGTATTTCAGGAACATGAAGAGGTCACGTGGAGGTTCAAAATCTGATAAAGACAGCACTCAGGAGGATGGGATGGACAGTGATGCAGAAGTGTCCTTTACAG ATGAGCCGCCCATGTCCGAGCTCAGTCACTCCAACGGTCTTTACAGCAGTCTAAGTGAGAGTTCTCCCGCTGTGAGCCGTCAAGGTGGAGGTCGCGCTCAGTTTCCATTGGAACACAGCGGTATGCTTCCCTCTCAGGATCAGTACCATGACATTCAATCCAACAGTCCATACAGCCTGCCTCAGTCTCCGGGTCCACTGCAAGCTCATCCCAGACACCAGCCGCTCATCTCCAGCCTGGTCTACCCTGAATCAGGCCTACCTATGGTGGGACAGAGCGGAGGACAGAACGTGACTCCGGGAGTTCGGATGATGAGCAGCGGAAATGGTCCAAGCTCAGATTTGTCCACGGGAAGCAGCGGTGGGTATCCAGACTTCCCGGCCAGCCCGGCATCCTGGTTGGATGAAGTCGACCATGGCCAGTTTTGA
- the lhx3 gene encoding LIM/homeobox protein Lhx3 isoform X1, with product MLLEHPGSSCQNAGSFSRYSSSQDIPVCAGCNQHIVDRFILKVLDRQWHSKCLKCSDCQSQLSDKCFSRGDSVYCKDDFFKRFGTKCAACQQGIPPTQVVRRAQDFVYHLHCFACIVCKRQLATGDEYYLMEDSRLVCKADYETAKQREADSTAKRPRTTITAKQLETLKNAYNNSPKPARHVREQLSSETGLDMRVVQVWFQNRRAKEKRLKKDAGRQRWGQYFRNMKRSRGGSKSDKDSTQEDGMDSDAEVSFTDEPPMSELSHSNGLYSSLSESSPAVSRQGGGRAQFPLEHSGMLPSQDQYHDIQSNSPYSLPQSPGPLQAHPRHQPLISSLVYPESGLPMVGQSGGQNVTPGVRMMSSGNGPSSDLSTGSSGGYPDFPASPASWLDEVDHGQF from the exons ATGTTGCTGGAACATCCAGGATCAAGCTGTCAAAACGCTGGAAGTTTCTCTAGATACAGCTCGAGTCAAG ATATTCCTGTATGCGCGGGTTGTAACCAGCACATAGTGGATCGGTTCATCCTGAAGGTTCTGGATCGACAGTGGCACAGTAAATGTTTGAAGTGCAGCGACTGTCAGTCACAGCTGTCAGATAAATGCTTCAGTCGAGGAGACAGTGTCTACTGCAAAGATGACTTCTTCAA GAGATTTGGGACAAAGTGTGCCGCGTGTCAACAGGGTATCCCACCCACCCAGGTGGTCCGGAGAGCGCAGGACTTTGTTTATCACCTGCACTGTTTCGCGTGTATCGTGTGTAAGAGACAGCTGGCCACAGGTGATGAGTATTACCTGATGGAGGACAGTCGACTCGTGTGTAAGGCCGATTACGAGACTGCAAAACAAAGAG AGGCTGATTCGACGGCGAAACGGCCCCGCACGACAATCACCGCCAAACAGTTAGAAACTCTGAAGAACGCGTATAATAACTCACCGAAACCCGCGCGACACGTGCGCGAGCAGCTGTCGTCAGAGACCGGCCTCGACATGCGCGTGGTGCAG GTCTGGTTTCAAAACAGAAGAGCAAAAGAGAagcgtttaaaaaaagatgCAGGTCGCCAGAGATGGGGTCAGTATTTCAGGAACATGAAGAGGTCACGTGGAGGTTCAAAATCTGATAAAGACAGCACTCAGGAGGATGGGATGGACAGTGATGCAGAAGTGTCCTTTACAG ATGAGCCGCCCATGTCCGAGCTCAGTCACTCCAACGGTCTTTACAGCAGTCTAAGTGAGAGTTCTCCCGCTGTGAGCCGTCAAGGTGGAGGTCGCGCTCAGTTTCCATTGGAACACAGCGGTATGCTTCCCTCTCAGGATCAGTACCATGACATTCAATCCAACAGTCCATACAGCCTGCCTCAGTCTCCGGGTCCACTGCAAGCTCATCCCAGACACCAGCCGCTCATCTCCAGCCTGGTCTACCCTGAATCAGGCCTACCTATGGTGGGACAGAGCGGAGGACAGAACGTGACTCCGGGAGTTCGGATGATGAGCAGCGGAAATGGTCCAAGCTCAGATTTGTCCACGGGAAGCAGCGGTGGGTATCCAGACTTCCCGGCCAGCCCGGCATCCTGGTTGGATGAAGTCGACCATGGCCAGTTTTGA